One part of the Desulfonatronovibrio magnus genome encodes these proteins:
- a CDS encoding ribbon-helix-helix domain-containing protein, producing the protein MKERYSISCPPETMELVDQAAESNNISRSAVVRMFLDLIRYIPVEKLRETSPVPTYLGLSHKEVANNERN; encoded by the coding sequence ATGAAAGAAAGATACTCAATCAGTTGTCCCCCGGAAACTATGGAACTCGTGGATCAGGCAGCTGAAAGCAACAACATCAGCAGGTCCGCAGTTGTTCGCATGTTCCTTGATTTAATAAGGTACATACCCGTTGAAAAACTTAGAGAAACATCTCCAGTTCCCACTTACCTGGGCCTCAGCCATAAGGAGGTCGCTAACAATGAACGAAATTAA